A single genomic interval of Candidatus Bathyanammoxibius amoris harbors:
- a CDS encoding B12-binding domain-containing radical SAM protein, with protein MNILLLSMPDSFPFLLQWGVKVPCLGLTSIATNLSEGHNVYVGDLCTKRDDVPGAVRDAIEEYKPHLVGISSMTFQYNTAKKIARLIKGMNKDIKLALGGYHATLMSPELKTEDDSKLFDFSGEDGRLFDFVVRGEGEVNFRELVDAMDGGNKDFNSIMGLSYRSNGEWHHNAQRPLLDVKTIKLAKRSTRIWNDYSYWGYNFDTTESSRGCTFTCNFCSMQHMYGTSFRTFDISRVMEDLEDVKSVKGNIVLFIDDNITLNPKRFLEICEAMIKEKHNDIYYWAQVSSKGIASVPELSKAMKAAGFKMVFLGIENVSKRNLEQLNKGDILEYSKKAIKYLHDAGLIVIGGMIVGNPEDTVADLEENFEFFKDQGIDVYFDQILTPYPKTGIREELMKAGLVTNPYDFTKYNGYWTNVRTKHLSEDELSFLRWKLHRDYFVLASPSPLYRKYMGAGYYYRNYKIFRKRLGAWWNTERKVYEQEMEKYRKVNEFL; from the coding sequence ATGAACATACTACTTCTAAGTATGCCGGATTCTTTTCCCTTCCTGTTGCAGTGGGGCGTAAAGGTCCCATGCCTCGGCCTGACATCGATCGCCACCAACCTCTCTGAAGGCCACAACGTTTATGTGGGAGACCTGTGCACTAAGAGAGACGACGTGCCGGGGGCCGTCAGGGACGCAATAGAGGAGTATAAACCCCATCTTGTGGGGATTTCCTCAATGACCTTCCAGTACAACACCGCCAAGAAGATAGCACGGCTCATAAAGGGCATGAATAAGGACATAAAACTGGCCCTGGGCGGCTACCATGCCACACTCATGTCCCCGGAACTCAAGACCGAAGATGACAGCAAGTTATTCGATTTCTCCGGCGAGGACGGCCGGCTGTTCGACTTCGTGGTAAGGGGTGAGGGAGAGGTCAACTTCCGTGAGCTTGTAGACGCCATGGACGGGGGGAACAAGGACTTTAATTCCATCATGGGGCTGTCATACAGGTCCAACGGCGAGTGGCACCATAACGCCCAAAGACCCCTTCTGGACGTAAAGACCATAAAATTGGCCAAAAGGTCAACGAGGATATGGAATGACTACAGCTACTGGGGCTACAACTTTGACACCACTGAGAGTTCCAGGGGCTGCACCTTTACCTGCAACTTCTGCAGCATGCAACACATGTACGGCACCTCATTCAGGACCTTTGACATCTCAAGGGTGATGGAGGACCTTGAAGACGTCAAGAGCGTGAAGGGCAATATCGTCCTGTTTATAGACGACAACATCACCCTGAACCCGAAAAGATTTTTGGAAATCTGCGAGGCGATGATTAAGGAAAAACATAATGACATTTACTACTGGGCGCAGGTGAGCTCCAAGGGTATCGCCTCCGTGCCGGAACTCTCAAAGGCCATGAAGGCCGCCGGTTTTAAGATGGTCTTCCTGGGGATAGAGAACGTCTCAAAGCGCAACCTTGAGCAGCTCAACAAGGGAGACATATTAGAATACAGCAAGAAGGCCATAAAATACCTCCATGACGCCGGGTTAATCGTAATCGGCGGGATGATCGTCGGCAACCCTGAGGACACAGTCGCGGACCTTGAGGAGAACTTCGAATTCTTTAAAGACCAGGGCATAGACGTATACTTCGACCAGATACTGACCCCGTACCCTAAGACAGGGATAAGGGAAGAACTCATGAAGGCCGGCCTTGTCACAAATCCTTACGATTTCACGAAATATAACGGATATTGGACCAATGTAAGGACAAAACACCTCTCGGAAGACGAGCTCTCCTTTCTCAGATGGAAGTTGCACCGCGACTACTTCGTGCTCGCCAGTCCCTCACCCCTGTACAGAAAATATATGGGAGCAGGCTACTACTACAGGAACTACAAAATCTTCAGAAAGAGGCTGGGCGCCTGGTGGAACACAGAACGGAAGGTTTACGAGCAGGAGATGGAGAAATACCGGAAGGTAAACGAATTTTTGTAG